The following nucleotide sequence is from Paenibacillus odorifer.
CGATGCTTCTGGTCTCTCATGATCGGCAATTTATTGACAGAGTGGTCACGCGGACGATAGAAATCGAGAACTATCATTTCCAGGAATATGAAGGGAATTATACCGATTACGTTCGTAAAAAGAAGATGCGCAAAAAAGTGCTCGATCGGCAATTTGAGTGGGAAGAAGAACTTCTCCTTATGGAGTCTGAGGCCATTGAAAACCGCGGTAGTAAGAAGTCCTCTAAGGATCGTCTTTCGCGTAAGCTAACGGATATGAAAAAACGAGTGGAACCTCATCCAGTTAACGTATTAATCACTGATATTTATAGTAATTTACGTTTTCCTGACAAGCTGGGGGAAGTGAAGCGGATTGGACAAAGTTATGATGGCCGCTCCATCTTCCAGAACATTAGCTTCGATATTCAAAAGGAAGACCGGATAGCAATCGTGGGTCCGAACGGCAGCGGAAAGTCGACACTCATCAAAGTATTGACTGGACAAGAAGCACCGGAATCGGGGGAAGTGACTTGGGAACGCGGGGTCAGCTATGCGTACTTTAATCAGATGTGGGATGAGCTGGATCATAAAGATACTGTCAGCCATGCCGTAAATGTTTATGGACTGGGACTGGACGCACCGCGGAAAAAGGTGAATAAATTTCTATCGATGCTGCAATTCTCGGAAATGGATCTGAGCAAAACGATTGGCAGCCTTTCAGGCGGACAGCAGGCCAGAGTGGCTTTAGCGAAATGCCTTCTCTCCGGAGCTGCTGTCATTATTTTAGATGAGCCCACTAACCATTTGGATTTAACTAGTATTCAGGTGATGGAGCAGGCGTTGATTCATTTTCCTGGCGCTGTAGTAACAGTTAGTCATGATCGGTTTTTTATTGATAAAATAGCGACGAAAATGCTCACCTTTGATCCTAAATTAGGCATTACTGAGCAAAATGTCTAGGATTACGCGGGAAGACGGATGATCACTGTCGTTCCTTCACCTACGTGACTGGAAATTTCAATTCCATATTTTTCGCCAAAATGAAATTGAATACGATCATGAACATTTTTAATGCCAATATGTTCCTCATCTAAGGTATCTGAGGGTTGAGAGAGACGGAAACGAAGCTGTTTAAGTTTCTCTTCCTCGATTCCAATGCCGTTATCTTTAACGATAATCAGCATATCATCCCCCGATATCACCGAGGATACCTCAAGCAGACCTGGTTCACTGCGACTTTCTAGGCCGTGTACGATAGCATTCTCTACTATGGGCTGCAAGGAGAAGTGCAT
It contains:
- a CDS encoding ABC-F family ATP-binding cassette domain-containing protein; its protein translation is MSVIRMENVTKKYENTLIFRDIYFRVSKGERIGLIGRNGAGKSTVFKLIMGKEEPTAGKVELDPNVKISYFSQFSELSGSLSVQQELELCFEEVARIEQELNQIGEQLGQVSDDVQMNVLLERQAELFGQMEHLDGWNVSVEINTVLTKLGFDERSRHQPVEELSGGWRNRAALAKVLIEGPDVVLLDEPTNFLDMEGIVWLEQWLHRFNGAMLLVSHDRQFIDRVVTRTIEIENYHFQEYEGNYTDYVRKKKMRKKVLDRQFEWEEELLLMESEAIENRGSKKSSKDRLSRKLTDMKKRVEPHPVNVLITDIYSNLRFPDKLGEVKRIGQSYDGRSIFQNISFDIQKEDRIAIVGPNGSGKSTLIKVLTGQEAPESGEVTWERGVSYAYFNQMWDELDHKDTVSHAVNVYGLGLDAPRKKVNKFLSMLQFSEMDLSKTIGSLSGGQQARVALAKCLLSGAAVIILDEPTNHLDLTSIQVMEQALIHFPGAVVTVSHDRFFIDKIATKMLTFDPKLGITEQNV